The proteins below come from a single Branchiostoma floridae strain S238N-H82 chromosome 5, Bfl_VNyyK, whole genome shotgun sequence genomic window:
- the LOC118415468 gene encoding pentraxin fusion protein-like yields the protein MGIFIRTYNVYIKTNRSVSNIYSVVIFNRQDCCSERLNPFNIHIGDSDQVSTNPQCGGDLQIDVSHPSISVSCPGMRGRYVGVRLPGSSRILALCEVQVFPGVNVALGKPTFQTSTAVLGEASRAIDTLADSCSHTNVHGEANPAWWVDLGQSYVIDRTS from the exons ATGGGAATCTTCATCCGAACATACAATGTGTACATTAAAACAAATCGTTCTGTCTCCAATATCTACAGTGTGGTCATCTTCAACCGCCAGGACTGTTGCTCTGAacgactcaaccccttcaacatccacattggggattccgaccaggtcagcacgaacccCCAGTGTGGAGGTGACCTTCAAATCGACGTGAGCCATCCCTCCATTTCCGTCTCATGTCCGGGCATGCGGGGGCGCTATGTGGGCGTCCGTCTTCCAGGATCCTCCCGAATACTGGCCCTGTGCGAAGTCCAAGTATTTCCTG GTGTCAATGTCGCGCTGGGGAAGCCAACGTTCCAAACCAGCACCGCTGTGCTTGGGGAGGCCAGCCGTGCCATAGACACTCTTGCTGATTCCTGTTCACACACCAATGTCCATGGAGAGGCTAACCCcgcctggtgggtggatctcggcCAATCGtatgtgattgacag GACCTCCTAG